Proteins encoded together in one Bos indicus isolate NIAB-ARS_2022 breed Sahiwal x Tharparkar chromosome 25, NIAB-ARS_B.indTharparkar_mat_pri_1.0, whole genome shotgun sequence window:
- the CLDN15 gene encoding claudin-15 isoform X1, which translates to MPVAVEIFGFFLTAVGLLMLGVTLAHSSWRVSTVHGNVITTNTIFENLWYSCATDSMGVHNCWEFPSMLALSGYIQACRALMITAILLGFLGLFLGMVGLRCTNIGGLELSRKTKLAATAGALHILAGICGMVAVSWYAFNITRDFFNPLYAGTKYELGPALYLGWSACLLAILGGICLFSNCCCSRDRDPATGVQLPYKAPVIPAASLAARLPAAASDEEGDSSFGKYGKNAYV; encoded by the exons ATGCCAGTGGCTGTGGAGATCTTCGGCTTCTTCCTCACAGCCGTGGGGCTGCTGATGCTGGGGGTGACTCTGGCACACAGCAGCTGGCGAGTGTCCACCGTGCATGGGAATGTCATCACCACCAACACCATCTTCGAGAACCTCTGGTACAGCTGTGCCACTGACTCCATGGGAGTCCACAACTGCTGGGAGTTCCCGTCCATGCTGGCCCTCTCTG GGTACATCCAGGCCTGCCGGGCGCTCATGATCACCGCCAtcctcctgggcttcctgggcCTCTTCCTAGGCATGGTGGGGCTGCGCTGCACGAACATTGGGGGCCTGGAGCTCTCCAGAAAAACCAAGCTGGCGGCCACCGCAGGAGCCCTACACATCCTGGCTG GTATCTGCGGGATGGTGGCCGTCTCCTGGTACGCCTTCAACATCACCAGGGACTTCTTCAACCCCTTGTACGCAGGAACCAA GTACGAGCTGGGCCCTGCCCTCTACTTGGGCTGGAGCGCCTGCCTACTTGCCATCCTGGGCGGCATCTGCCTCTTCTCCAACTGCTGCTGCTCTCGGGACCGGGACCCCGCCACCGG CGTCCAGCTTCCCTACAAGGCCCCCGTGATACCGGCCGCCAGCCTCGCTGCCCGCCTGCCCGCCGCAGCGTCGGATGAAGAGGGCGACAGCAGCTTTGGCAAGTACGGGAAGAACGCTTACGTGTAG
- the CLDN15 gene encoding claudin-15 isoform X2, with amino-acid sequence MPVAVEIFGFFLTAVGLLMLGVTLAHSSWRVSTVHGNVITTNTIFENLWYSCATDSMGVHNCWEFPSMLALSGMVGLRCTNIGGLELSRKTKLAATAGALHILAGICGMVAVSWYAFNITRDFFNPLYAGTKYELGPALYLGWSACLLAILGGICLFSNCCCSRDRDPATGVQLPYKAPVIPAASLAARLPAAASDEEGDSSFGKYGKNAYV; translated from the exons ATGCCAGTGGCTGTGGAGATCTTCGGCTTCTTCCTCACAGCCGTGGGGCTGCTGATGCTGGGGGTGACTCTGGCACACAGCAGCTGGCGAGTGTCCACCGTGCATGGGAATGTCATCACCACCAACACCATCTTCGAGAACCTCTGGTACAGCTGTGCCACTGACTCCATGGGAGTCCACAACTGCTGGGAGTTCCCGTCCATGCTGGCCCTCTCTG GCATGGTGGGGCTGCGCTGCACGAACATTGGGGGCCTGGAGCTCTCCAGAAAAACCAAGCTGGCGGCCACCGCAGGAGCCCTACACATCCTGGCTG GTATCTGCGGGATGGTGGCCGTCTCCTGGTACGCCTTCAACATCACCAGGGACTTCTTCAACCCCTTGTACGCAGGAACCAA GTACGAGCTGGGCCCTGCCCTCTACTTGGGCTGGAGCGCCTGCCTACTTGCCATCCTGGGCGGCATCTGCCTCTTCTCCAACTGCTGCTGCTCTCGGGACCGGGACCCCGCCACCGG CGTCCAGCTTCCCTACAAGGCCCCCGTGATACCGGCCGCCAGCCTCGCTGCCCGCCTGCCCGCCGCAGCGTCGGATGAAGAGGGCGACAGCAGCTTTGGCAAGTACGGGAAGAACGCTTACGTGTAG